A window of the Isosphaera pallida ATCC 43644 genome harbors these coding sequences:
- a CDS encoding CPBP family intramembrane glutamic endopeptidase — MNRTEFLVSLVVLEVGLLALAHVLGWWFEQPMTGLIRWSGLGLAVGVAGTIPLYVLFLAGRRWPPRWLRGIDEFMDREIVGILRQLNLVELIAAALLAGVCEEFLFRGFIQGGLSEWLGVWWGLALASLLFGVSHAVTPGYAVVATLIGAFLGWMWITTEDLGAPILTHMLYDGLVLMHLSGRWPTPRPAWSRSEPGDQPPRRSESNARANTDSDADSDSDPRSVDPLTSRTKRP; from the coding sequence GTGAATCGAACCGAATTCCTGGTGAGCCTGGTGGTGTTGGAGGTGGGGCTGCTGGCGCTGGCTCATGTTCTGGGCTGGTGGTTCGAGCAGCCGATGACCGGCTTGATCCGCTGGAGCGGTCTCGGTTTGGCTGTGGGAGTGGCGGGCACGATTCCGCTCTACGTGCTGTTTCTGGCGGGACGACGTTGGCCGCCACGTTGGCTCCGAGGCATCGATGAGTTCATGGATCGGGAAATTGTCGGTATCCTGCGTCAGTTGAACCTGGTGGAACTGATCGCCGCCGCGTTGCTGGCCGGGGTGTGCGAGGAATTTCTGTTCCGGGGCTTCATCCAGGGCGGACTGAGCGAGTGGCTGGGGGTTTGGTGGGGGCTGGCGTTGGCGTCGCTGCTGTTTGGGGTCAGTCACGCCGTCACCCCCGGCTATGCGGTGGTCGCCACGCTCATTGGAGCCTTTTTGGGGTGGATGTGGATTACGACTGAAGACCTCGGCGCTCCCATTCTCACCCACATGCTTTACGATGGATTGGTCTTAATGCATCTTTCGGGACGTTGGCCCACGCCGCGTCCCGCATGGTCCCGCTCCGAGCCGGGCGACCAACCGCCGAGGCGTTCGGAATCGAATGCGCGGGCCAACACCGACTCCGACGCGGATTCCGATTCCGATCCGCGATCGGTGGATCCCCTCACCTCACGCACGAAAAGACCGTAA
- a CDS encoding 2OG-Fe(II) oxygenase: MLTVGDPAPWFHARSSVNPNFHFDTAAGRYLVLCFFGSSSDPAARRVLSDLEHATDLSNIVNCCFFGVSRDPADEHEARLPTGKPGLIWFWDFDNAIGRLYGVPDSQTPRKDDAAEGDRFASQITYVLDPRLRVVARVPFAPDPARHVPNLVRIVRALPPVSSLAEAHAPVLVVPHIFEPHFCRQLIEIYEADGGYESGFMREVGGKTVPVHDHSHKRRRDCEIKDLQVIQACQMRLKRRLIPEIHKSFQFEATRIERHIVACYDASTGGHFRAHRDNTTKGTAHRRFAISLNLNDDFQGGDLRFAEFGPRTYRAPVGGAVVFSCSLLHEATPVTAGKRYAFLPFLYDDVAAEIRRRNAQFLAPGPN; the protein is encoded by the coding sequence ATGCTCACCGTGGGTGATCCCGCGCCCTGGTTTCACGCTCGGAGCAGTGTGAATCCAAACTTCCATTTCGACACCGCCGCGGGGCGATACCTCGTGCTGTGCTTTTTCGGTTCGTCGTCCGATCCGGCGGCTCGCCGGGTTCTATCGGATCTTGAACACGCGACGGATCTGTCCAACATCGTGAATTGCTGCTTCTTTGGAGTAAGCCGTGACCCCGCCGACGAACACGAGGCGCGATTGCCCACTGGAAAGCCGGGCCTGATCTGGTTCTGGGATTTCGACAACGCGATTGGTCGTCTTTACGGGGTCCCGGACTCCCAGACGCCACGAAAGGACGACGCAGCCGAGGGCGATCGGTTCGCCTCCCAGATCACTTATGTGCTGGACCCGCGTCTGAGGGTGGTGGCGCGCGTCCCCTTCGCACCCGACCCTGCGCGTCACGTGCCCAACCTGGTTCGGATTGTCCGCGCGTTGCCGCCGGTCTCCAGCCTGGCTGAGGCCCATGCCCCGGTGTTGGTGGTGCCCCACATCTTCGAGCCGCATTTCTGCCGTCAATTGATCGAAATTTACGAAGCCGATGGGGGTTATGAATCCGGCTTCATGCGTGAAGTGGGGGGCAAGACCGTCCCGGTCCACGATCATTCCCACAAACGTCGCCGCGACTGCGAAATCAAAGACCTCCAGGTAATTCAGGCCTGCCAGATGCGGCTCAAGCGGCGGTTGATCCCAGAAATTCACAAGAGTTTCCAGTTCGAGGCCACTCGAATCGAGCGTCACATCGTGGCCTGCTACGACGCTTCCACCGGGGGCCATTTCCGCGCTCATCGGGACAACACCACCAAAGGCACCGCCCACCGTCGTTTCGCCATCTCGCTCAACCTCAACGACGACTTTCAAGGGGGAGATCTTCGCTTCGCCGAGTTTGGTCCCCGCACCTATCGGGCTCCAGTGGGCGGAGCGGTGGTTTTCTCCTGCTCGCTGCTTCACGAGGCCACGCCCGTCACCGCTGGCAAGCGTTATGCGTTCCTTCCGTTCCTCTACGACGACGTCGCGGCCGAGATTCGCCGTCGCAACGCCCAGTTCCTCGCCCCTGGTCCCAACTGA
- a CDS encoding Gfo/Idh/MocA family protein, whose product MATIRIGIAGIGFMGMIHYLAAQRAEGVTVAALQSRSAKKRAGDWTDIQGNFGPRGGMMDLSGVRVHERFEDLLADETVDLVDLCVPNPEHSCLAIQALEAGKDVLVEKPIALRVDDADAMIAAARRFGRLVMVAHILPFFPEFEFAYQAVASGEHGRLLAAHFTRVISRPDWGNAGDFVSGGGPAIDLHVHDTHFVDLVCGPPRAVRSRGVVESGVVIHLDTHYHYPDGGPIVSAVSGALATAGRPFSHGFELYLERATLSFRFDNLADEPRLSPLTIIHANGQIERPQLGSGDPIDAFARELEEAGRAVAGRVESRMLSASRARRALRSCLAEVESVLTGLAVNLSDSE is encoded by the coding sequence ATGGCCACCATACGCATCGGCATCGCGGGCATCGGGTTTATGGGCATGATTCATTATCTGGCCGCCCAACGCGCCGAGGGAGTGACGGTGGCCGCCCTACAAAGCCGTTCGGCCAAGAAGCGGGCCGGGGATTGGACCGACATCCAAGGCAACTTTGGTCCCCGAGGCGGCATGATGGATCTCTCCGGCGTGCGGGTCCATGAACGCTTCGAAGACCTGCTCGCCGATGAAACCGTCGATTTGGTCGATTTGTGCGTGCCCAACCCCGAACACTCCTGCCTGGCTATTCAGGCGCTGGAGGCCGGCAAGGACGTGCTGGTTGAAAAGCCGATCGCCTTGAGAGTGGATGACGCCGACGCCATGATCGCCGCGGCCAGACGTTTCGGCCGTCTAGTGATGGTCGCCCACATCCTGCCGTTTTTCCCGGAGTTCGAGTTCGCCTATCAGGCGGTCGCCTCGGGAGAGCATGGCCGTTTACTGGCCGCGCACTTCACCCGAGTCATCTCGCGGCCTGATTGGGGCAACGCGGGCGACTTCGTCTCCGGCGGCGGACCGGCGATCGATCTGCATGTTCATGACACCCACTTCGTTGACCTCGTCTGTGGCCCCCCCCGCGCGGTTCGATCCCGCGGCGTGGTCGAATCAGGGGTGGTTATTCATTTGGATACCCATTATCACTATCCCGACGGTGGACCGATCGTCTCAGCGGTTTCGGGAGCGTTGGCAACGGCCGGCCGGCCGTTTTCGCATGGCTTCGAACTCTATCTCGAGCGTGCCACGCTAAGCTTCCGGTTCGACAATCTGGCTGACGAACCCCGACTCTCCCCCCTGACCATAATCCACGCCAACGGCCAGATTGAGCGTCCACAGCTGGGCTCGGGCGACCCAATCGACGCCTTCGCCCGCGAATTGGAGGAGGCTGGGCGGGCCGTGGCTGGCCGCGTCGAATCGCGGATGCTTTCCGCGTCGCGTGCCCGTCGCGCCTTGCGCTCGTGTTTGGCCGAGGTGGAGAGCGTGTTGACCGGATTAGCCGTCAATCTGAGCGATTCCGAGTGA
- a CDS encoding ArsR/SmtB family transcription factor, with the protein MMNIHALMRTTDGVWIQLNGPRDAVDRLIDDLAARHQATVEGNGPAATSALLTPTPAQIPPGQTADDRGASLPQLPAFPPNPNAQATRIAGPDRGQLKLAKLARIFQLLADSTRSALVNQLNQSSRSVTELCMGLSGQSQPSVSHHLALLRSARIVESDRAGKFNYYSLTPLGHRVAELLNQLRDYARAAGETDVDLLAKPLADASRLMILLTLKRDGWRSVSSLVKALPDQSQPSVSHHLGTLRDAGFVINRREGRFIHYALAPRGEALVGAFLKIFRTAAKPQPADEQQHQSSQLGGDDSSPARPSTQPN; encoded by the coding sequence ATGATGAACATTCATGCATTGATGCGAACCACCGATGGGGTTTGGATTCAGCTCAACGGCCCCCGCGACGCGGTCGATCGCTTGATCGACGACCTCGCCGCTCGTCACCAGGCCACTGTGGAGGGGAACGGGCCTGCCGCAACCTCGGCGTTGTTGACTCCCACCCCAGCTCAGATCCCACCCGGTCAAACCGCGGATGACCGTGGGGCATCGCTCCCGCAATTACCTGCGTTCCCGCCTAACCCCAACGCCCAAGCGACTCGGATTGCCGGACCGGACCGTGGCCAACTCAAATTGGCCAAGCTCGCGCGGATCTTTCAACTCCTGGCTGACTCGACCCGCTCGGCGCTGGTGAACCAACTTAACCAATCCTCGCGCAGCGTGACTGAACTGTGTATGGGTCTATCCGGCCAAAGCCAACCCTCGGTCAGTCATCATCTAGCGTTGTTGCGTTCGGCGCGGATTGTCGAGTCGGATCGCGCTGGCAAGTTCAACTATTATTCGCTCACGCCTTTGGGCCACCGCGTCGCCGAACTTTTGAATCAACTGCGCGACTACGCCCGCGCTGCCGGCGAGACCGACGTGGATCTGTTGGCCAAGCCGCTGGCCGATGCATCGCGGTTGATGATCCTGTTGACCTTGAAGCGCGACGGTTGGCGATCGGTGTCGTCCCTGGTTAAGGCGTTGCCGGATCAGAGCCAACCCTCGGTCAGTCATCATCTGGGGACGTTGAGGGATGCGGGGTTCGTTATCAATCGCCGCGAGGGCAGGTTCATCCACTACGCCCTCGCGCCTCGGGGGGAAGCCCTAGTGGGGGCTTTCTTGAAGATCTTCCGGACCGCCGCCAAACCCCAACCTGCCGACGAACAACAGCACCAATCGAGCCAGTTGGGCGGAGACGACTCCAGCCCGGCCCGACCTTCAACCCAACCCAACTAA
- a CDS encoding sigma-70 family RNA polymerase sigma factor, protein MLKNLPLNPLNLTLSLPRLSRSSEVCGEFVEGSSATSSAASPEPRAAAVADGCTPDGSSPAAAAVAPTAVSRSRAVGTRTMALVVGLAALTAQVSSETDLVRDIQRYCAVCWRNARLDPGLWDDCTQEVCCRLLAKARAGELDLDRVLDEDSPERRELVRAIDMVRKRVQRSRKVQPLDERVIGGVDWDERERSRRELGEVLESARAAALTPRQDRILDLWLQGFTVPEIAEELAMSPARVSDQKYKALRRLERHLAGRSDLDRDHKTGVSV, encoded by the coding sequence ATGCTCAAGAACTTGCCGTTGAACCCCCTCAATCTGACTTTGTCGCTGCCCCGGCTGTCCCGTTCGTCGGAGGTCTGCGGCGAATTCGTCGAAGGATCGTCCGCGACGTCTTCAGCTGCGTCGCCGGAGCCGCGCGCCGCGGCGGTGGCGGACGGATGCACGCCGGACGGTTCGTCCCCAGCCGCGGCTGCGGTCGCCCCAACGGCGGTCTCGCGGAGCCGCGCGGTGGGAACCCGGACAATGGCCCTGGTGGTCGGTCTAGCGGCGTTGACCGCCCAGGTTTCCTCCGAGACCGATCTGGTCCGGGACATCCAACGCTATTGCGCGGTTTGCTGGCGCAACGCCCGGCTCGATCCAGGGCTCTGGGACGATTGCACCCAGGAGGTATGTTGTCGCCTGTTGGCCAAGGCCCGCGCTGGAGAACTCGACCTGGATCGCGTCCTCGACGAGGATTCGCCCGAGCGCCGTGAACTGGTGCGGGCCATCGACATGGTGCGCAAGCGGGTTCAGCGGAGCCGCAAGGTCCAGCCGCTGGACGAGCGGGTAATCGGCGGGGTCGATTGGGATGAGCGGGAGCGGAGCCGTCGCGAATTGGGTGAAGTTCTGGAGTCGGCCCGCGCCGCGGCGCTGACTCCCCGCCAGGACCGCATCCTCGACCTGTGGCTCCAAGGCTTCACGGTGCCCGAGATCGCCGAGGAGTTGGCAATGTCCCCCGCGCGGGTCAGCGACCAGAAGTATAAAGCATTGAGGCGGTTGGAACGTCATCTGGCGGGGCGATCCGATCTGGATCGGGACCACAAAACCGGCGTTTCCGTCTAA